The nucleotide sequence ACCGACTGGCCGACCTCGGTCTGGGCCGTGCTCGACCGGGTGGATGCGGGAGCCTCGTTCACGGCGGGCTGCTTGAGCGTGGCATCCACCTGGGCGGATGACGTTCCGCCGCGGCCGTCGTCGACCGAGTAGCGGAACGAGATCGTGCCGCTGAGGCCGTCCTTCGGCGTGAACTGGATGGCGCGGCCGCCCTCGACGAGCTGTAACACGCCCTGATCCACCGGGATCGCCGAGACGTCCGAGATCGTCAGGACGTCGCCGTCCGGATCGGTGTCGTTCGTGAGAACGTGCAGCACCGTCGACCTCCCCGGGCGCACGCCGTATGTGTCGTTCACAGCGATGGGCGGCCGGTTCTGGTCGGTCCGCTGCGCGAGAGTGTCGGCGAAGGACTGCACGACCGGCTTCTCCTCGCCGGTCTCGCCCTGCACGGTGGTGTCGTTCGGCTTCAACTGCGCCCAGTTCTGCACCAGCCGCATGTTGGAGGAGACGACCCACGCGTTGCCGTCGCGCAGGTTGTTCAGCGCGATGACACCGTGGTTGACCCGGAACTCGAGGTCGTCGCCCGCGACCGGCTGGTCAATGTCGATGCCGACCGGTTTCTTGCCGTCGCACGCGTAGAGGTAGCGGCCGGAGCCGGACCATGCGCCGTACGAGCAGGTCCCGAGACGCACGGGGGCCGACACCGCGTCGGCGCCGCCCTTGGAGGTCGCGCCGGCGGGGCTCGCGGTGACGGTCCCGCCGCCGAGCGGGACACTGAGGAGGCTGTTCGCGGTCGCCACGACGGCGGCGTGGTCGTCTGGCCCGGGCTGCTGGAGCCTGAGGCCCTTCGCGGGGAGGTCGACCGTGGTTCCGCCGCCGGTGATCATCCGGTTGCGCTGCGTGTCGAGCACGACCGCCTGGTCGCCGACGGCGCTCACCTGGAACGCGCCCGGCACCGCGAAGTCGCGGGTCTGCGGCTTCGCGCCCGGCCCGTCCACCGTGATCAGCCGCTTGCCCTTCGGCGCGACCACGAACGTCGTGCCCGACTTCGCGACGGCGAGCTTCGCGCCGGCTCCCGCCTTCACGACCGGCTTGGTCTTGGACTTGTCGAAGTCGAGACGGCCGGACGCATCCAGCACCCAGAGGTTGCCGTTCGGCGCGAGCACGGAGAGCGTCGTCCCGCCGTAGCCGACCTGCGAGTCCTCCGGCACCTGGATGCGTCCCCCGAGCGAGACGAAGGCCGGGTCGATCTTGTCCACCGTGCCGTGCGGGAGGTCGGTGAGGAAGTACGCGGAGCCGTCCTGCAGGACGTCGAGGTCGGCGCTCGCGCCGGTCACGGCGGCATCCAGCTCGTCGATCTGATGGTTGAGCCGACCGCCGAGCAGCTTCTCGCCGTTGGTGACCCAGACGTCGCGGGTGTCGAGCTCGACCGCGTTGACGGGGAAGCCCTTGTGGAGGACGGCGATCGTCAGCGGGACCCCGGCGACCACGGCGACTGCGGTGATGACGGCGGCGGTCTTCCGCTGCCGGAACCACGCACTCACTGAAACCAAGACTCTGCAATCCCTCGGGCCGGAAAACGCGTCTACGCTAACACGACCCCCCGACGCGTCCGGAATGGGGAGCACTCCCCATGCACACCGGGCCGATCCCGCCGGGCCACGCGGGAAGCGCCTCAGTCGTCGGTGCCACGGTCCTCCCCGGATGCCGTCCGGTCAAGTGCGGCCTGGGCATCGGTGTCGTCGTGCTGATCGAGCAGGGGGAGGTCTTCGACGCCGACCAGACGCGTCGTCACCGCGTACTCGACGAGCCGCGCCCGGCGGTTCGTCGCGAGCTTGCCGCGGCCGCCACGCAGCCCGGCGACGCCCAGCTTGTCGAGCTTGTCGCAGACGTTGTCGAGCTTGCGGTTGAACGTCGTCATGCTCCAGCCCAGGCGCTCGGCCGCCTCGGCGGAGGTCGGGATGGTGCCGCGGCCGGGAACGGTCTGCGTCAGGACCCCCTCGGCGAGAGCGACGATCAGCTGGCGCTGGCTGGTGGTCAGCGTCACCGGGAGGACGGTGGTGGAGCCGGCCGCCGCATCCACCTGGACCGCCGTGTTGAAGTAGTCCTCGTCGCTCGAGATGGTGAAGTCGTAGGTCGTCGCACCCGCGCTGAACATCACGTGCATCGTCTGGAAGACGATCGGCAGCTTCGCTCCCGGTGCGAGCCAGGCCTGCATCGTCCCCGTCGCGTCGGTGACCGTCGCGGTCAGCAGCGTGCCGACGTTGCTCAGCCACCACATCCCGTAATCGTGCCCGACGGTGAGGAAACGGCGGTGCAGGTACGGGTTGTCGTCGATAGTCAGCTCGGCCTCGCGGCCGATCCCGAACTCCGTGCCCGGCTCGACGCTGTAGAGCTCGCCGCAGAACTCGACCGTGAGCGGCTTCGCGGCGGTCACGGCGCACACGCCTTGAGCTGCTCGGAGGTGCGGCCGGCGCGGACCGTCGCGACGTCGATGCACACCGGGACGCCGGGCGTCAGATTCGTGAGGGTGACCTTCCGCTCGGCGGTGACGGACGGCCCGTTGGTCGTGCCCTCCTGCTGCCAGGTGAACTGGTCGTCCTTCTGCGCGTCCGCCGTCTTCCAGGTGAAGGTGGCGCTGGCGCCGTCCGGGGCGCGGACGGCCGAGACCAGCACCGGCGGCGGCACGACGGTGACGGCGATGCTGCCGCCGTCGCTCGGCTGCGCTCCGGGGCCGGTGGAGGTTGAGGGAGCGGCGACGAGGTTGGCCACGACGGCCGCCGCGACCGCCAGGACGACGACCGCTGCGGCGCCGACGCCGATCCACGTGAGGAGCCGTCGACGCGGGTCGCGCGGACCAGTTGATGCGTCCGGGTCGGATGCGTCGTCCGCGCCGGACTGCGCCGTCCCGTCGCCCTCTTCGGACGAAGGGCGCGAGCGGAGGATGGTGTGGTCCTGCACGGGCTCGGCCGACGGTTTGTCGTCGGTCGTGGCGGAGCGCGCGGGCGGCTGCGCCGAGATGGGAACGACCCCGCGGACGCGGGTGGCCTCGGGCTCGGGCGCTGCGGGTGTGGCAGGGGCGGGCGGCCGCTCGGCAGAGCGCGCGTCGACCGTACTCGGCGCGGGCGCCGGCTGCTGCGCCCGGATCGTGGCCACCGACCGCGCGCGCGTCTCCTGCTCCCCGCCGTCCGCGGACGGTCCCGGCCGCGCATCGCCCACGCTGAGGTTCGGCACGTCGATGCTGGTCGGCGCGAGGCCCAGCTCCAGCTCGACGCGCTGCAGTGCCCGGGCGAAGTCGACGGCCGTCTGGTACCGGTCCTCCCGGCGGGTCGCCATGCCCCGCCGCAGGACGGCGGCCAGCGACGCCGGCACATCCGGCCGGTCGAGCGGCGTGATCATCCCCCGCTCGATGCGTCCCATCAGGTCGAGGGTGCCGTTGGAGCGCCCGGGCACCTCGAACGGCGTCCGCCCGGCGAGGAGGGTGTGCACGGTCGCGGCGAGCGAGAAGATGTCGCTGCGCACATCCGGATCCGGGTCGTCCGAGAACATCTCGGGCGGTGACCACGGCACGCTGAGACCGACGCTGCGGCTGCCGGAGGTCGCGGTGTCCGACGGCGAGCTCCGCAGTTCGGACAGCGTCGTGGTGTGCACCGGCAGCTCCTCCAGCGCGGAGGCGATGCCGAAGTCGGTGAGCGCCGGCCAGCCGAGCGCGTTGGTGAGCACGTTCGCGGGCTTGATGTCGCGGTGCAGGATGCCCGCCGCGTGGGCGGTCGCGACCGCGCTGGACAGTCGAACGCCGGTGCGCAGGGCGTCCTCGACGCCGATCCGCTCGCGCTTCAGCCGGTCGGCCAGCGACGGCCCCGAGCAGTACTCCATGACCAGGAAGGGGCGGTCGTCTCCGGCCACGCCCGCGTGGAAGATCGTGACGATGTAGGGATG is from Leifsonia sp. 466MF and encodes:
- a CDS encoding serine/threonine-protein kinase produces the protein MASQPPELDGFHFIRLLGSGGFSDVFLYEQQLPKRSVAVKVLLTDGVDESARARFVAEANVMARLSAHPYIVTIFHAGVAGDDRPFLVMEYCSGPSLADRLKRERIGVEDALRTGVRLSSAVATAHAAGILHRDIKPANVLTNALGWPALTDFGIASALEELPVHTTTLSELRSSPSDTATSGSRSVGLSVPWSPPEMFSDDPDPDVRSDIFSLAATVHTLLAGRTPFEVPGRSNGTLDLMGRIERGMITPLDRPDVPASLAAVLRRGMATRREDRYQTAVDFARALQRVELELGLAPTSIDVPNLSVGDARPGPSADGGEQETRARSVATIRAQQPAPAPSTVDARSAERPPAPATPAAPEPEATRVRGVVPISAQPPARSATTDDKPSAEPVQDHTILRSRPSSEEGDGTAQSGADDASDPDASTGPRDPRRRLLTWIGVGAAAVVVLAVAAAVVANLVAAPSTSTGPGAQPSDGGSIAVTVVPPPVLVSAVRAPDGASATFTWKTADAQKDDQFTWQQEGTTNGPSVTAERKVTLTNLTPGVPVCIDVATVRAGRTSEQLKACAP